One window from the genome of Lentibacillus daqui encodes:
- a CDS encoding LacI family DNA-binding transcriptional regulator has protein sequence MCNIKDIAKRAGVSITTVSRVLNNHPYVSEEKRAKVNKIIKELNYHQNLNAVHLVKGKTLTLGVIIPYIDHPYFQSMVGGIMEKAFENNYTVLCCATNYNKEEELNYLLMLKRKQLDGLIICSHANDWETILPYTIYGPIISCEYVKELPCVYLDHYEAVMSALDYLIDKGHRKIGYCTGRKNSLSSTMRFSAFKESLRKVKRKASNSWIFTDCFTMDDGKKVIQRLYSEGDFPTAILANGDEVAAGMIVQARVYDIKIPTELSIIGFDNVPISEALGLTTLDLNIKRIGEQAFQLFFDDTNKKIKNPFHLVKRNTVSSPRK, from the coding sequence ATTTGCAATATTAAAGACATCGCTAAACGAGCTGGCGTATCCATTACAACAGTATCTAGAGTATTGAATAACCATCCCTATGTGAGTGAAGAAAAAAGAGCAAAGGTAAATAAAATTATTAAGGAATTGAACTATCATCAAAATTTAAACGCCGTTCATCTTGTAAAAGGGAAAACACTTACTTTAGGAGTTATCATCCCATATATTGACCATCCATACTTTCAATCCATGGTGGGAGGGATTATGGAAAAAGCGTTTGAGAATAACTATACAGTGCTTTGCTGTGCTACAAATTATAATAAAGAAGAAGAATTAAATTACTTGTTAATGCTTAAAAGAAAACAATTGGATGGTTTAATTATATGTTCCCATGCGAATGATTGGGAAACTATACTGCCATATACTATTTATGGCCCTATTATTAGTTGTGAATATGTAAAGGAATTACCTTGTGTTTATTTAGACCATTATGAGGCCGTTATGTCTGCTTTAGATTATTTAATAGATAAAGGACATCGAAAAATTGGATATTGTACAGGCAGAAAAAACAGTCTTAGCAGTACAATGCGCTTTTCAGCATTTAAGGAATCTCTAAGAAAGGTTAAGCGAAAAGCCTCAAATTCTTGGATATTCACAGATTGTTTTACAATGGATGATGGTAAAAAAGTTATTCAAAGGCTATACAGTGAAGGGGATTTCCCTACAGCCATCTTAGCAAACGGAGATGAGGTTGCTGCAGGTATGATTGTTCAGGCTAGGGTTTATGATATAAAAATTCCGACTGAATTATCGATTATAGGATTTGATAACGTCCCTATATCCGAGGCCCTTGGCTTGACAACTTTGGATCTAAATATAAAAAGAATTGGAGAACAAGCATTTCAGCTTTTCTTTGACGATACAAATAAGAAAATTAAGAACCCATTCCATCTTGTGAAACGTAACACAGTCTCCTCTCCTAGGAAATAA
- a CDS encoding alpha/beta fold hydrolase produces the protein MKKKHIIYIVSAVLIVFIAAIGTYIPHRANSQHGLPPVTVFVHGYKGTANSFGGMLNRFERNDWGNKALICYVTRQGHVKTYSLNKEEKRPILVQVVFENNRASFEDTTRWLSKVMKQLKLKYHIHSVNLVGHSMGGIVSLKYLEEYQETSRYPVTNKLITIGSPFNGIYNRYYFQINHDAATTDLKPNSAALQLLRKNAVAIPDYINVLSISSTGDPVAVPESVGKLKTMIPQSRLTEKIIDNDYLGHSELHENTQVDQMIYSFLWQD, from the coding sequence TTGAAAAAGAAACACATCATATATATTGTATCGGCTGTTTTGATTGTTTTCATTGCAGCGATTGGTACGTACATTCCGCACCGTGCAAATTCCCAGCATGGACTTCCTCCTGTAACAGTATTTGTTCATGGTTATAAGGGAACGGCGAATTCTTTTGGCGGGATGTTGAACCGGTTTGAGCGAAATGATTGGGGAAATAAAGCACTTATTTGCTATGTGACACGACAAGGACATGTGAAAACATATTCGCTTAATAAGGAGGAGAAACGACCGATTTTAGTGCAGGTTGTTTTCGAAAATAACCGGGCAAGTTTTGAAGATACCACAAGATGGCTTTCAAAGGTAATGAAACAATTAAAACTAAAATATCATATCCATTCGGTAAATCTTGTCGGACATTCGATGGGTGGTATTGTTTCATTGAAATATCTGGAAGAATATCAGGAAACCTCCCGATATCCGGTTACAAATAAACTGATTACAATTGGCAGCCCATTTAATGGGATTTATAATCGCTATTATTTTCAAATTAACCATGATGCGGCGACAACGGATCTAAAACCGAATTCCGCGGCATTACAATTGTTGAGAAAAAATGCTGTGGCTATTCCTGATTATATAAACGTTCTAAGTATTAGTAGTACTGGGGATCCGGTGGCTGTACCGGAAAGTGTTGGGAAACTGAAAACAATGATCCCGCAAAGCCGTCTGACGGAGAAAATAATCGACAACGACTACCTGGGTCACAGTGAGCTGCATGAAAATACTCAAGTTGACCAAATGATTTACTCATTTTTGTGGCAGGATTAG
- the murB gene encoding UDP-N-acetylmuramate dehydrogenase produces MVDEHLKNHTYTRLGGKADFYVTPETYEQVQKIVRLANKQNLPFTMLGNGSNLIVKDGGIRGIVLNLQKLASITSNDTTIVAQSGARIIDVSRYALGKTLTGLEFACGIPGSVGGALFMNAGAYGGEIKDVLESTIVVNRDGDLLTLSADELDLEYRSSNIPDNGYIVLEATFKMQAGNYDEIKAVMDDLTFKRESKQPLEYPSCGSVFKRPPGYFAGKLIQDSNLQGKQIGGAQVSLKHAGFIVNKDHASAQHYIDLIHFVQRTVKEKFGVRLEREVKIIGEDLVE; encoded by the coding sequence ATGGTTGATGAACACTTAAAAAATCATACGTATACCCGTTTAGGCGGGAAAGCGGATTTTTATGTCACACCGGAAACATATGAACAAGTACAGAAAATCGTTAGGCTGGCAAATAAGCAGAATCTCCCGTTTACCATGCTTGGAAATGGGTCTAATTTAATCGTCAAGGACGGGGGCATCCGCGGCATCGTCCTTAATTTGCAAAAACTGGCATCTATTACTTCTAATGATACTACCATTGTTGCCCAAAGTGGTGCCCGGATTATCGATGTATCCCGATATGCTTTAGGTAAAACACTGACTGGGCTGGAATTTGCCTGTGGGATTCCCGGATCTGTTGGCGGAGCATTATTTATGAATGCCGGAGCATATGGCGGTGAAATCAAGGATGTATTGGAAAGCACCATTGTTGTCAATCGCGATGGAGATCTTCTAACATTATCAGCAGATGAATTGGACTTGGAGTACCGCTCCAGTAATATTCCGGATAATGGTTATATTGTTCTGGAAGCAACCTTCAAGATGCAAGCAGGTAACTATGACGAGATTAAAGCGGTGATGGACGATTTAACGTTTAAACGGGAATCAAAACAGCCACTGGAATATCCATCGTGCGGGAGTGTATTTAAGCGGCCGCCTGGATATTTTGCTGGCAAGCTAATTCAGGATAGTAATCTACAAGGCAAGCAAATTGGCGGAGCTCAGGTATCCTTAAAGCATGCCGGTTTTATTGTTAATAAGGATCATGCATCGGCTCAGCACTATATTGATCTCATCCATTTTGTCCAACGAACCGTCAAAGAGAAATTTGGTGTTCGATTGGAACGTGAGGTTAAAATTATTGGTGAGGATTTGGTTGAATGA
- a CDS encoding type II toxin-antitoxin system RelE/ParE family toxin: MNFKIFLTEQADSDLRGIYEYIAFTLLEPDISARQLERIKNAIRSLDEMPSRSRLFE, encoded by the coding sequence ATGAATTTTAAAATATTTTTGACGGAACAAGCAGATTCAGATTTAAGAGGGATATATGAGTACATTGCATTTACCTTGCTTGAACCTGATATATCTGCTCGACAATTAGAGAGGATTAAAAATGCTATACGCAGCCTGGATGAAATGCCAAGTAGATCTCGGTTATTTGAATAG
- a CDS encoding DinB family protein, translating to MDMKNVFLQQLTACYDQNTWFVSLNNAIKGLTAEQASCRDGQAVNSIWGIVNHLAFYNQRYLNRFNSIPNSDGPESNSSTFKNIDEQTWESTVKLINEIMSGWRTSLEKSDDQKINDWALELAHLTLHNTYHIGQIVHIRKQKGIWDTKQGVD from the coding sequence ATGGATATGAAAAATGTTTTTTTGCAACAGTTAACGGCTTGTTATGATCAAAACACTTGGTTCGTGTCACTTAACAATGCAATAAAGGGCCTTACAGCTGAACAAGCATCCTGTAGAGACGGACAAGCAGTGAATTCGATATGGGGAATCGTCAATCATTTAGCTTTTTACAATCAACGATATTTAAATCGCTTTAATAGCATCCCCAATTCTGATGGTCCCGAAAGTAACAGTTCAACGTTTAAAAATATTGATGAACAAACATGGGAGTCCACCGTAAAATTAATCAATGAGATCATGTCTGGATGGAGAACGTCGTTGGAAAAAAGCGACGATCAGAAAATCAATGATTGGGCATTAGAACTGGCTCATCTTACCCTTCACAATACATATCACATTGGGCAAATCGTCCATATACGTAAACAGAAAGGTATATGGGATACAAAGCAAGGGGTAGATTGA
- a CDS encoding aminopeptidase has product MIKGIYELVSEEQLKKYAELAVRAGVNVQKNQLVIIHSDIKNVTFARLIQTAAYEAGASNVVMDWTDEQSTKEFYLNAADDAIEHFPNWQDARFKEWDDAGAAYIHIISENLDVFKDVSTKRMSRFQKASRTKLKAHYAKIRSHEVRWCLLAVPYFAWATKVFPHLSKEEALQSLWQLILHGARADGKNPIKDWENHDRAFESRKKFLNDSQFKALHFTNSRGTDLLVGMPKNHFFICGGVIDKKGIPFFPNIPTEEIFSAPHKNEVNGKLVATKPLIYGGCVIDDFYLTFKDGRITDYYAATGQEALQSLIETDEGSCYLGEIALVPNNSPLAQADTLFYNTLFDENTACHIGIGNASPSNLQNGSNLSEEELKEAGLNTSILLVNVTFGTEDMKVVGIKEGGTEALLMKDGDFQF; this is encoded by the coding sequence ATGATTAAAGGGATATATGAGCTTGTTAGCGAAGAACAGTTGAAAAAGTATGCAGAGCTTGCTGTACGAGCTGGTGTAAATGTGCAAAAGAATCAATTAGTGATTATTCATAGTGACATAAAAAATGTAACGTTTGCACGTCTAATCCAAACGGCAGCCTATGAGGCAGGGGCTTCAAATGTGGTTATGGATTGGACAGATGAACAGTCTACCAAAGAATTTTATTTAAATGCAGCGGATGATGCCATCGAACATTTTCCTAACTGGCAGGATGCTCGGTTTAAGGAGTGGGATGATGCGGGTGCTGCTTATATCCATATTATTTCTGAAAACTTAGACGTCTTTAAGGATGTTTCCACAAAACGGATGAGCCGCTTCCAAAAGGCCTCTCGCACCAAGTTGAAGGCTCATTACGCAAAGATTAGATCCCACGAGGTACGCTGGTGTCTTCTAGCTGTCCCGTACTTCGCATGGGCAACTAAAGTATTTCCTCACTTAAGTAAAGAAGAAGCTCTGCAATCATTATGGCAATTAATCTTACATGGAGCTCGGGCAGATGGAAAAAATCCTATAAAAGACTGGGAAAATCATGACAGAGCCTTCGAGTCCAGGAAAAAGTTTCTAAACGACAGCCAGTTTAAAGCCTTGCATTTTACAAATAGCCGAGGAACTGATTTATTAGTCGGTATGCCTAAAAATCACTTCTTTATCTGCGGGGGTGTTATAGATAAAAAGGGAATACCGTTCTTTCCGAACATTCCCACAGAGGAAATATTTTCCGCCCCCCATAAAAATGAGGTAAATGGCAAATTAGTAGCCACTAAACCGCTTATCTATGGGGGATGCGTCATCGATGATTTTTACCTAACCTTTAAAGATGGACGGATTACTGACTATTATGCCGCCACTGGACAAGAAGCATTACAAAGTCTTATCGAAACAGATGAAGGTTCATGTTATTTAGGTGAAATTGCCTTGGTCCCTAACAATTCTCCTCTTGCTCAGGCAGATACGCTCTTTTACAACACCTTGTTTGATGAAAATACGGCCTGCCATATTGGAATCGGGAACGCCTCCCCTTCTAACCTTCAAAATGGCAGCAACCTATCTGAGGAAGAGTTGAAGGAAGCAGGCCTTAATACTTCAATCCTGTTAGTCAATGTGACCTTTGGAACCGAAGATATGAAAGTAGTGGGTATTAAAGAAGGTGGTACTGAAGCCCTGCTAATGAAAGATGGTGACTTCCAATTCTAA
- a CDS encoding GNAT family N-acetyltransferase, with protein sequence MGYTFNKMSQEQAENIASNWHYDGKYSFYDFEADEGDLAELLNPRERGDKYYIVEKGNEERGFFCFENEGDSVDIGLGMKPELTGRGMGIDFLKAGLNYAISKYNPKAITLSVATFNERAIKVYKKAGFESVMTFMQDTNGSRFEFLKMTYEFGK encoded by the coding sequence ATGGGTTATACTTTTAACAAAATGTCACAAGAGCAAGCAGAAAACATTGCTTCGAACTGGCACTATGATGGGAAATATTCTTTTTATGATTTTGAGGCTGATGAGGGGGATCTAGCTGAATTGTTGAATCCTCGAGAACGTGGGGATAAATATTACATAGTCGAAAAGGGCAATGAAGAAAGGGGGTTCTTTTGTTTTGAAAATGAAGGCGATTCCGTTGATATTGGGTTGGGAATGAAACCCGAATTGACTGGAAGGGGTATGGGTATAGATTTTCTTAAAGCTGGACTAAATTATGCAATATCCAAATATAATCCCAAAGCAATAACGCTTTCGGTTGCCACTTTTAATGAGAGAGCCATAAAGGTCTACAAAAAAGCAGGCTTTGAATCCGTTATGACTTTCATGCAGGATACAAATGGCAGTCGTTTTGAGTTTTTGAAGATGACGTATGAATTCGGAAAGTAA
- a CDS encoding YrvL family regulatory protein — protein MNVKEKAATVIGFTFFMISVIGFVLSIFLFGFAGVFELLGVHYHSIWSLIIFVVGFFILRFLADLFFDAIAKLSIKNTRGNIKAFLIQVLFAFVSNWLVIVTVDAFMKSITLSLETKLIVALLLAILEPAFDNKKEKSNEVHFKSRPD, from the coding sequence ATGAATGTCAAAGAAAAAGCAGCAACCGTTATCGGATTCACATTTTTTATGATATCGGTAATCGGTTTTGTTTTAAGTATTTTCCTTTTTGGTTTTGCAGGAGTTTTTGAATTACTTGGAGTTCACTATCATTCTATTTGGTCATTGATTATTTTTGTTGTCGGTTTTTTTATTTTAAGGTTTTTGGCTGACCTATTTTTTGATGCTATAGCGAAACTTTCCATCAAAAATACAAGAGGGAATATAAAAGCATTTTTGATACAAGTTCTTTTTGCATTTGTGTCAAACTGGCTCGTCATTGTTACAGTTGATGCATTTATGAAAAGTATTACTCTTTCTTTGGAAACAAAGTTAATAGTCGCACTACTACTGGCTATATTGGAACCAGCATTCGACAACAAAAAAGAGAAGAGTAATGAGGTCCACTTTAAGAGTCGCCCAGATTAA
- a CDS encoding sulfite exporter TauE/SafE family protein, which produces MYSLIGIIIGVLSSMFGFGGGFVVVPILFAFLPDSIPGEYLMHTAIGTSLAVMIINSFNSTYNHAKKGNVTWSVFKILVGYIAIGSLIGGVLAVYIKSDFLRFAFIGLLVYVLIANIFKKSFTVEMEEHSFRLPKQSSASFIGIGIGFLSTLLGIGGSTMTIPYLRNRGMRMIHAVALATPLGLPVAIVGAFTYLITGMQIDVMPSSTVGFIYLPALIGFTIGGFIGVPIGRSWAQKLSDKLFSKIYLILLFIVIIMMVIS; this is translated from the coding sequence ATGTATTCATTAATTGGTATTATTATTGGCGTTCTATCAAGCATGTTTGGATTCGGGGGTGGATTTGTTGTAGTTCCTATCTTATTTGCTTTTTTGCCGGATTCTATTCCTGGCGAATACTTAATGCATACTGCTATAGGAACATCATTAGCAGTTATGATTATAAATTCATTTAATTCAACTTATAATCACGCCAAAAAAGGCAATGTAACATGGTCAGTCTTTAAAATATTAGTAGGATATATTGCAATAGGTTCTTTAATAGGCGGAGTACTTGCGGTCTACATTAAAAGTGATTTCCTTAGGTTTGCATTTATTGGTCTATTAGTTTACGTTTTGATTGCGAACATATTCAAGAAATCGTTCACAGTAGAAATGGAAGAACATTCATTTCGTCTGCCTAAACAAAGTTCAGCATCTTTTATTGGGATAGGCATTGGCTTTCTCTCAACTTTGTTAGGTATTGGCGGAAGCACAATGACAATTCCTTACCTTAGAAACAGAGGTATGCGTATGATACACGCTGTGGCTTTAGCTACTCCATTAGGTCTGCCAGTTGCTATTGTGGGAGCTTTTACATATTTAATTACGGGTATGCAGATAGATGTAATGCCTTCGTCAACTGTAGGGTTTATATACTTACCCGCGCTTATTGGGTTTACAATCGGAGGCTTTATTGGTGTACCTATTGGAAGGTCCTGGGCTCAAAAATTATCTGACAAACTCTTTTCAAAAATCTACTTAATTCTTTTGTTTATTGTGATTATCATGATGGTTATCAGCTGA
- a CDS encoding DUF418 domain-containing protein, with the protein MKQRIDTLDFLRGFALLGIIFANVGPIILPSSIHTNLIWGKILEYVISERFFMIFSFLFGIGFYIFITRAVNRGDRSKILFIRRLIALLIFGLIHQYFQPGEALLPYAIFGFILIPFYRLKPITNFITAVILMVPAVFLGGSYFMILPMFLLGLCMGQWKVFERITAYQKGFRWVQIASLCLLPVVIYIQYILSEQTGKSEQASSISAPFVSAFFVTSLTLLLRHNMIQKLLAPLKYVGRMALTNYLVQTALILLASHLFHLTGDVHQTTLMNIAIVILIIQMIYSTIWFQYFKIGPMEFIWRIATYGKLPDRYKSNANYVKSLKSQTGRT; encoded by the coding sequence ATGAAACAACGGATTGATACCTTGGATTTCTTGCGTGGATTTGCATTATTGGGGATTATATTCGCGAATGTTGGGCCGATTATACTTCCCTCCTCCATTCATACAAACCTTATCTGGGGTAAAATTTTGGAGTATGTAATATCAGAACGGTTCTTTATGATTTTTTCTTTTTTATTTGGGATTGGTTTTTATATTTTCATTACGCGAGCCGTCAATCGTGGTGATCGAAGTAAGATCCTTTTTATAAGGCGGCTGATCGCACTATTGATTTTCGGGTTGATTCATCAATATTTTCAGCCAGGAGAAGCTTTGTTACCCTATGCGATATTCGGATTCATTCTCATTCCTTTTTATCGATTAAAACCAATCACTAATTTTATAACCGCTGTAATACTCATGGTTCCTGCTGTATTTCTCGGAGGAAGCTATTTTATGATCTTGCCGATGTTCTTGCTTGGCTTATGTATGGGGCAGTGGAAGGTTTTTGAGAGGATTACGGCCTATCAAAAAGGATTTCGTTGGGTACAAATTGCTTCCCTTTGTCTTTTGCCTGTGGTTATTTATATTCAATATATCTTATCTGAACAAACCGGAAAATCGGAGCAAGCTAGTTCCATCTCGGCCCCGTTTGTCAGTGCATTCTTTGTGACGTCGTTAACACTCTTGCTCCGTCACAATATGATTCAAAAGTTATTGGCACCCTTAAAGTATGTGGGAAGAATGGCTTTAACGAACTACCTTGTTCAAACTGCTTTGATTTTATTAGCGAGTCATCTGTTTCATTTAACAGGTGACGTGCATCAAACGACATTAATGAACATTGCCATCGTCATTTTGATTATCCAAATGATATACAGCACCATTTGGTTTCAATATTTTAAGATCGGCCCCATGGAGTTTATATGGAGAATAGCAACATATGGAAAACTGCCCGATCGTTACAAGTCAAATGCTAATTATGTAAAGTCACTTAAAAGCCAAACCGGCAGAACATGA
- a CDS encoding YjgB family protein, which translates to MNAKKGLLIGAVALGLTISGAGISSVSAADSNANVPASSVSGIHSSITNQEAAGTLNNIYDHAFIGEMPGEDHAFRINESTKEDIHEKLGNPQEVDGQFDLYHWEMGNPGYGFAYNEDNTVSEIRYFGTGVERQQNLGGITPAVLSEQIGKADTILAVPDTNEMDYVYKTGDYELHFVVGSDQTVDHVNLKEAE; encoded by the coding sequence ATGAATGCGAAAAAAGGTTTGTTAATAGGTGCGGTTGCTTTGGGCCTTACAATATCTGGAGCAGGGATATCATCTGTTTCTGCTGCTGATTCCAATGCGAATGTTCCTGCGTCTTCAGTTTCAGGTATCCATTCTTCTATTACCAACCAGGAGGCAGCAGGAACTTTAAATAACATTTACGATCATGCTTTTATCGGTGAAATGCCTGGAGAGGATCACGCATTTCGAATCAATGAAAGCACAAAAGAGGACATTCATGAAAAGTTAGGCAATCCTCAGGAGGTTGACGGTCAATTTGATTTGTACCACTGGGAAATGGGGAATCCTGGATATGGATTCGCTTATAACGAAGACAATACCGTATCTGAAATACGATACTTTGGTACAGGTGTTGAAAGACAACAAAACCTGGGAGGCATCACACCTGCCGTATTAAGCGAACAAATCGGCAAGGCTGATACGATTCTTGCTGTTCCCGACACAAATGAAATGGACTATGTTTATAAGACGGGTGATTATGAGCTTCACTTTGTCGTTGGCAGTGATCAAACAGTTGATCATGTGAATCTAAAGGAAGCAGAATAA
- a CDS encoding DMT family transporter, whose protein sequence is MIRPNQKKGLFLVITGATFWGIGGTVSQKLFQQYAIDVNWLVTIRLLIAGFLLLAVQWVRKDYSQVLAVWKNRKTAVQLIIYGIIGMLGAQYTYMASINHGNAAVATLLQYLAPVMIIIYLVIRKQTVLTRNDLLAVTLALIGCFFLLTNGYISQLSVPVIAIIWGVLSGLALAFYTLYAVPLLARYDTLVIVGWAMIIGGLALSFIHPPWQLDFTNLTLEIYLYLFFVIIFGTMIAFWFYIESLQHLSPKQTSLLGSLEPLSAVLTTVIWLNEPFGIFQWIGTACIIGMTLLVALNKDS, encoded by the coding sequence ATGATCAGACCTAATCAAAAGAAAGGATTATTTCTTGTTATAACAGGAGCCACCTTTTGGGGTATCGGTGGTACTGTTTCACAAAAACTCTTTCAGCAGTATGCCATCGATGTCAATTGGCTCGTAACAATTCGCTTGCTCATCGCCGGTTTTTTACTTTTAGCCGTGCAGTGGGTTAGAAAAGACTATTCTCAGGTACTTGCTGTTTGGAAAAATAGGAAAACAGCCGTACAACTAATTATTTATGGAATAATTGGTATGCTTGGTGCTCAATACACATATATGGCATCGATTAATCACGGTAATGCTGCTGTTGCAACGTTATTACAATATCTCGCTCCCGTGATGATTATTATTTATTTAGTCATACGCAAACAGACTGTTTTAACACGCAACGATTTGTTGGCGGTAACGCTTGCTTTAATTGGCTGCTTTTTCCTATTAACAAATGGATACATATCACAGTTATCAGTGCCAGTCATTGCCATTATTTGGGGTGTTTTATCTGGACTAGCATTAGCCTTTTATACGTTATACGCTGTTCCTCTCCTTGCGCGATACGATACGCTTGTTATTGTAGGTTGGGCTATGATTATCGGCGGCTTGGCATTAAGCTTTATCCATCCTCCTTGGCAACTGGACTTTACAAATTTAACGTTGGAAATTTATTTATATCTCTTTTTTGTAATCATTTTCGGTACGATGATCGCATTTTGGTTCTATATTGAAAGTTTACAGCACCTTTCACCTAAACAAACAAGTCTTTTGGGCAGCCTGGAGCCTCTATCCGCTGTTTTAACAACAGTCATTTGGTTAAACGAGCCTTTTGGAATTTTCCAATGGATTGGTACAGCTTGTATTATTGGGATGACTTTATTAGTGGCATTAAATAAAGATTCTTAA
- a CDS encoding YxeA family protein: MKQLPIVCMGLILALLTACSPQQMQTIGSDKYYVKIQDEGEKYTEQGNSRYKYELEGFNEDGEGKNLEFTSNHQLKDDAYLRIYYKKGEVITYEEVESDDIPKDLQQLLEDDSDS, from the coding sequence ATGAAACAACTCCCTATCGTATGCATGGGCCTCATTTTAGCTTTACTGACCGCATGCAGTCCACAACAAATGCAAACAATCGGTTCGGATAAATATTATGTGAAAATCCAAGATGAAGGTGAAAAATATACGGAACAAGGTAATTCCAGGTACAAATATGAATTGGAAGGCTTTAATGAAGATGGTGAAGGCAAAAATCTCGAGTTCACGAGTAATCATCAGTTAAAAGATGATGCCTATTTACGGATTTATTACAAGAAAGGCGAGGTCATTACCTATGAAGAGGTAGAAAGTGATGACATACCAAAAGATCTCCAGCAGTTGTTGGAGGACGATAGCGATTCCTAA
- a CDS encoding DUF4870 domain-containing protein, producing MKADKLLSSLCYFSVFFAPFLFPIIIYILASGNVRHHAGKSLWTHLVPYLSLFIGIGALVLNINVGNQTTMLIIICVFTAIGVYYLILNFVRGIKVLIEN from the coding sequence ATGAAGGCGGATAAGCTTTTGTCATCTTTATGTTATTTTAGTGTCTTTTTTGCACCATTTTTATTCCCGATCATTATATATATTTTGGCATCAGGGAATGTGAGACACCATGCGGGAAAGTCATTATGGACACACTTGGTTCCTTATCTTTCTCTTTTCATTGGTATAGGGGCGTTGGTATTAAATATAAATGTCGGAAACCAAACGACAATGCTTATCATCATTTGTGTTTTTACTGCGATTGGGGTTTACTATTTAATTTTAAATTTTGTAAGAGGCATAAAGGTGTTAATAGAGAATTAA